One window from the genome of Oryza glaberrima chromosome 3, OglaRS2, whole genome shotgun sequence encodes:
- the LOC127765393 gene encoding uncharacterized protein LOC127765393 isoform X1, translating into MSVSVVQVKPVKPPRRRKYGIFNPSSKRCVQHNMKAHTKTKQIPELPMSGPMRAIHSLAAAPATETATRPLRRRTSAARASRESSRQPQALPDLPSRRAALLALVLAGSTPRPPAAAAAFSLGIPGPKELLREQKKKSARFLLAPIAASREILLKAQSLLASANVGADDVEEVGRMLAAAGRDCVPRQRNSLVSLQSRSGVEVCTFSLILKNAASLLTDKDPLKVEADARLAELIQSFSDLGTVVDNSNIELTSDRIFAKLGNA; encoded by the exons ATGAGTGTAAGCGTAGTTCAAGTCAAACCCGTCAAACCTCCACGAAGACGTAAATACGGGATATTTAATCCATCCTCGAAGCGATGTGTTCAACACAACATGAAGGCCCACACGAAGACGAAGCAAATCCCAGAGCTACCCATGAGTGGCCCGATGCGCGCCATCCActcgctcgccgcggcgccggcgacggagacggCGACGCGACCACTCCGGCGAAGGAccagcgccgcccgcgcctcgcGGGAGTCCTCGCGGCAGCCGCAAGCGCTTCCGGACCTCCCCTCTCGCCGGGCGGCGCTACTAGCGCTCGTCCTGGCCGGCTCGAcgccccgcccgcccgccgctgccgccgccttctccctcgGCATCC CTGGGCCGAAGGAGTTGCTGCGGGAGCAGAAGAAGAAGTCGGCGCGCTTCCTCCTCgcgcccatcgccgcctcccgcgAAATCCTCCTCAAGGCCCAGAGCCTTCTCG CTTCGGCGAATGTGGGTGCTGACGACGTCGAGGAGGTGGGGCGGAtgctcgccgcggcggggcGAGACTGCGTGCCGCGGCAGAGGAACTCACTCGTCTCGCTGCAGTCGCGGAGCGGCGTTGAG GTCTGCACATTCAGCTTGATACTGAAGAATGCCGCGTCGCTGCTCACGGATAAGGACCCTCTCAAGGTTGAAGCTGATGCTAGGCTTGCCGAGCTAATACA GTCATTCTCTGACCTGGGAACTGTGGTGGATAACAGTAACATTGAGCTCACTTCTGATAG AATATTTGCGAAGCTAGGAAATGCATGA
- the LOC127768617 gene encoding uncharacterized protein LOC127768617 — protein sequence MLFARRPLATAASHLAPFSPPLLLFFASASSSCSSAASPSSASGPRGCSAVRMETGAVEPASTGAIWSTPSVEPRTISVGKEIFCNRSLNMRNITAVGFDMDYTLAQYKPETFEALAYHGTIEKLVKDLGYPEELLTWQFDWKYMVRGLVLDKKRGNILKMDRHKYVKVAYHGFREMSKEEKVSAYGSTLIRDSFDEPDYALIDTLFSLGEAYLFAQLVDFMDNNPGKVPSGTDYPLMYRDVRSAVDLCHRDGTLKRMVAKDPSRYINEDLAIVPMLEMIRKSGRSTFLVTNSLWDYTDVVMNYLCRPYTSDVSSSHNHKWLGYFDVVITGSAKPGFFHDGNRAGLFEVEPDSGKLLNADLHIGSPRSGQQPSRPIHKIYQGGNVGHLHRLLSVASSSQILYVGDHIYGDILRSKKVLGWRTMLVIPELEQEVKLLSESKSTRKELRHLRMERDSIEDKIHRLEWSLKFENLTEDEKEKLFSEHDILLQKKEHVRRLHQEAQRQHHHKFHKVWGQLMKTGYQNSRFAHQVERFACLYSSQVTNFALYSPNKYYRPSEDYMPHEFDVLGL from the exons ATGCTCTTCGCCAGGAggccgctcgccaccgccgccagccacctcgcacccttctcccctcccctcctcctcttcttcgcctccgcctcctcgtcgtgctCATCCGCCGCGTCGCCTTCTTCGGCCTCGGGCCCTAGAG GGTGCAGTGCTGTAAGGATGGAGACCGGTGCGGTGGAGCCAGCATCAACAGGAGCAATATGGTCAACGCCATCAGTGGAACCTAGAACCATTTCTGTTGGGAAAGAGATATTCTGCAACCGGTCACTCAACATGAGGAACATCACTGCAGTAGGATTTGATATGGACTACACTCTTGCGCAGTACAAGCCCGAGACATTTGAGGCTCTTGCTTACCATGGCACAATAGAGAAGCTTGTCAAGGACCTTGGCTACCCTGAGGAG CTGTTAACATGGCAGTTTGACTGGAAATATATGGTCAGAGGATTAGTTCTTGATAAGAAGAGAGGGAATATCTTGAAG ATGGATCGGCACAAGTATGTGAAAGTTGCTTATCATGGATTTAGGGAAAtgtcaaaagaagaaaaagtgTCTGCTTATGGAAGTACATTGATACGAGATTCCTTTGATGAGCCTGACTATGCCCTCATAGATACACTTTTCTCATTGGGTGAAGCCTATCTGTTTGCTCAACTTGTTGATTTCATGGATAACAATCCTGGAAAAGTACCTTCAGGCACTGA CTATCCGCTTATGTACAGAGATGTGAGGTCTGCTGTTGACTTGTGCCATCGTGATGGAACATTAAAGAGAATGGTCGCAAAGGATCCTAGCAG GTACATCAACGAGGACTTGGCCATTGTACCGATGCTTGAAATGATTAGAAAATCTGGGCGCTCAACATTCTTGGTGACAAATAG TCTGTGGGACTACACAGATGTTGTCATGAACTACCTCTGTAGGCCATATACCTCAGATGTAAGCTCCAGTCACAACCACAAGTGGCTTGGATATTTCGATGTTGTGATAACAGGAAG TGCAAAGCCAGGGTTCTTCCATGATGGTAACCGTGCTGGACTGTTTGAAGTTGAGCCTGATTCTGGAAAGCTTTTAAATGCTGATCTTCAT ATTGGAAGCCCCAGATCAGGTCAGCAGCCTTCAAGGCCAATCCACAAAATTTACCAG GGAGGAAATGTTGGTCATCTTCACAGATTACTTTCTGTTGCTTCTAGTTCACAG ATCTTATATGTTGGAGATCACATTTATGGAGACATACTGCGCAGCAAGAAAGTCCTTG gTTGGCGCACAATGCTAGTAATACCAGAGCTAGAGCAAGAGGTGAAACTTCTTTCGGAATCAAAATCTACTCGAAAG GAGCTTAGGCATCTTAGGATGGAGCGTGATTCAATTGAAGATAAAATCCATCGTCTTGAATGGTCACTCAA GTTTGAAAATCTTACAGAAGATGAGAAGGAAAAGTTATTCTCGGAGCATGACATTCTGCTG CAAAAAAAGGAACATGTTCGTCGGCTTCATCAAGAGGCTCAAAGGCAACATCATCATAAG tTCCATAAAGTGTGGGGGCAACTCATGAAGACGGGTTATCAAAACTCCCGATTTGCTCATCAG GTCGAGAGATTTGCGTGCCTTTACAGTAGTCAAGTCACAAACTTTGCTTTGTATTCTCCCAACAAGTACTACCGTCCAAGCGAAGATTACATGCCCCATGAGTTCGATGTGCTTGGGCTGTAG
- the LOC127765393 gene encoding uncharacterized protein LOC127765393 isoform X2, with amino-acid sequence MKAHTKTKQIPELPMSGPMRAIHSLAAAPATETATRPLRRRTSAARASRESSRQPQALPDLPSRRAALLALVLAGSTPRPPAAAAAFSLGIPGPKELLREQKKKSARFLLAPIAASREILLKAQSLLASANVGADDVEEVGRMLAAAGRDCVPRQRNSLVSLQSRSGVEVCTFSLILKNAASLLTDKDPLKVEADARLAELIQSFSDLGTVVDNSNIELTSDREKMKDGLLSTVSAIDKFEQSVKDCLGI; translated from the exons ATGAAGGCCCACACGAAGACGAAGCAAATCCCAGAGCTACCCATGAGTGGCCCGATGCGCGCCATCCActcgctcgccgcggcgccggcgacggagacggCGACGCGACCACTCCGGCGAAGGAccagcgccgcccgcgcctcgcGGGAGTCCTCGCGGCAGCCGCAAGCGCTTCCGGACCTCCCCTCTCGCCGGGCGGCGCTACTAGCGCTCGTCCTGGCCGGCTCGAcgccccgcccgcccgccgctgccgccgccttctccctcgGCATCC CTGGGCCGAAGGAGTTGCTGCGGGAGCAGAAGAAGAAGTCGGCGCGCTTCCTCCTCgcgcccatcgccgcctcccgcgAAATCCTCCTCAAGGCCCAGAGCCTTCTCG CTTCGGCGAATGTGGGTGCTGACGACGTCGAGGAGGTGGGGCGGAtgctcgccgcggcggggcGAGACTGCGTGCCGCGGCAGAGGAACTCACTCGTCTCGCTGCAGTCGCGGAGCGGCGTTGAG GTCTGCACATTCAGCTTGATACTGAAGAATGCCGCGTCGCTGCTCACGGATAAGGACCCTCTCAAGGTTGAAGCTGATGCTAGGCTTGCCGAGCTAATACA GTCATTCTCTGACCTGGGAACTGTGGTGGATAACAGTAACATTGAGCTCACTTCTGATAG GGAGAAGATGAAGGATGGCTTGCTGAGCACCGTCTCTGCCATCGATAAATTTGAACAGAGTGTTAAAGACTGTTTAGGTATCTAG